One Drosophila willistoni isolate 14030-0811.24 chromosome XL unlocalized genomic scaffold, UCI_dwil_1.1 Seg142, whole genome shotgun sequence genomic region harbors:
- the LOC6652849 gene encoding uncharacterized protein LOC6652849 yields the protein MAVFRTELEVWELRTALVCCVGLFMANANVWRMKWSADLASTLITFSTVMLLHLFRMKKTPPVTKTWHLCLDVLLYYLGNQVTMALIWQQFCIALEHFKDLSTESQGFMDIFMERLSWFAIVKTDFVFIVKTGLALLITYKAMTWASFLDYILPVRRPDPEVMKPIVKQIVKKKPRARKASKNRSRSRKRRAR from the coding sequence ATGGCTGTATTCCGTACTGAATTGGAAGTTTGGGAGCTGAGGACCGCGCTGGTCTGCTGTGTCGGGCTCTTCATGGCGAATGCAAATGTGTGGCGCATGAAGTGGTCCGCCGATTTAGCATCCACTTTGATTACCTTTTCGACGGTAATGTTGCTGCACCTCTTTCGGATGAAGAAGACGCCCCCAGTTACCAAGACTTGGCATCTATGTCTGGATGTCCTTCTGTACTACTTGGGCAATCAAGTCACAATGGCTCTAATTTGGCAGCAATTTTGTATCGCTTTGGAACATTTCAAAGACCTGTCGACGGAGTCTCAGGGTTTCATGGATATATTTATGGAACGGCTCTCATGGTTTGCTATTGTCAAGACCGATTTCGTTTTTATCGTAAAGACGGGTTTGGCCCTCCTGATTACATACAAGGCAATGACATGGGCCTCTTTCCTCGATTACATATTGCCAGTGCGCCGACCCGATCCAGAAGTGATGAAGCCGATAGTAAAACAGATAGTGAAGAAGAAGCCCCGCGCCCGTAAGGCATCGAAGAACCGCTCCCGTTCCCGTAAGCGTCGTGCACGCTAG
- the LOC124460563 gene encoding uncharacterized protein LOC124460563 isoform X1, producing MQIIYMQVLLWLIGIYIVDLTTYSMVMDRNFKVTDNHDHSLDIDSDVPITREQQRLSKPSAKLKANIKLVHKKPELFRSGSNEHRKQKNQKIIAFRTPIQSLNKTKWDMQLMSYRDLYTNRIPGHIFDNLEFEQMYNSTILKCLDINTKWQTNEKESLVRKFIIYDTERIKFEYQIEEHLTEVNKRLNLKTSGCKSYLIHLAKRLSKFLTETNEEKQQLIHNIHVDCPPPNTLQNFSSMSEDTLFTNKLGHIVGKYRLRTANNSEFELMLQKVKDAIPSKDENNNIERQIDAFATFNIYDRIRITLEEKLKIMQDEVIRRRMSNISEDCNQHYLYIANRLRFSLTLSNDEKQQIVNSYDIDCQSSTNPKNMKIIYTKHPAETTTKSYTKFNLSQPLRKGKKTIKSLLKPERMKTETIFLLNTKPIKQFRTKVLNKSHKNGEPKTESSCDCTCFIESGEDSCSCYCPDAFGNKSTWSPITETSVELPQTVKEADPTCNYSCFLKHGENDGFKNQPTFSPITETSLEFPKTVKETDPSCHCTCFIESGEDSCICNCPDVSVTRPTWAPFTETSVESANLEASTIQEITPTCDCRCYIESGEESCVCDCPEATTKRPTWAPFTET from the exons atgcaaattatATACATGCAGGTTTTGCTTTGGCTAATCGGGATCTATATCGTGGATTTAACTACATATTCAATGGTCATGGatagaaattttaaagtaACAGACAATCATGACCATTCATTGGACATTGATTCAGATGTGCCTATCACCAGAGAGCAACAGAGACTGTCCAAGCCATCAGCAAAGTTAAAAGCGAATATAAAGTTGGTTCATAAGAAACCTGAACTATTTAGAAGCGGATCAAATGAGCATAGGAagcaaaaaaatcaaaaaataattgcatttcGG ACACCGATACAATCgttgaataaaacaaaatgggaTATGCAATTAATGTCATATAGAGATTTGTATACAAATCGTATACCCGGTCATATATTTGACAATTTGGAGTTCGAACAAATGTATAATAGTACAATTTTAAAGTGTCTGGACATTAACACGAAGTGGCAGacaaatgaaaaagaatccTTAGTACGAAAATTTATTATCTATGACACGGAAAGGATCAAATTTGAGTATCAAATTGAAGAACATTTGACTGAGGTTAACAAGCGCTTAAATCTGAAAACCTCTGGCTGTAAATCGTATCTTATTCATTTAGCCAAACGGTTAAGCAAATTTCTCACCGAAACTAATGAAGAGAAACAACAACTGATTCACAATATCCATGTGGACTGTCCTCCTCCGAACACTCTACAAAACTTCTCTTCAATG AGTGAGGACACATTATTTACCAATAAATTGGGGCATATAGTTGGGAAATATCGCTTGAGAACAGCAAATAATTCTGAATTTGAATTGATGCTGCAAAAAGTTAAAGACGCTATTCCATCCaaagatgaaaataataatatagaaAGACAAATTGATGCATTCGcaacatttaatatttatgatcGAATTCGAATTACTTTAGAAGAGAAACTTAAAATAATGCAAGATGAAGTCATAAGGAGACGCATGTCCAATATTAGTGAGGATTGTAATCAACACTACCTATATATAGCTAACAGACTGCGGTTCAGTCTTACATTATCAAATGATgagaaacaacaaattgtaaaCTCTTATGACATTGATTGCCAAAGTTCTACAAATccgaaaaatatgaaaataatatACACAAAACACCCAGCAGAGACAACGACTAAGAGTTATACCAAATTCAATTTATCTCAACCTTTAAGGAAAGgtaaaaaaactataaaatcaCTCCTGAAGCCAGAAAGAATGAAGACTGAGACAATATTTCTTCTAAACACGAAACCCATAAAGCAATTTAGGACAAAAGTTCTCAATAAATCGCATAAAAACGGGGAACCCAAAACAGAATCCTCATGTGATTGTACTTGCTTTATTGAATCTGGAGAAGATTCCTGCAGTTGCTATTGTCCTGATGCCTTTGGTAACAAATCCACTTGGTCGCCCATTACTGAAACGTCGGTGGAATTGCCACAAACGGTCAAAGAAGCTGATCCCACATGCAATTATAGTTGTTTTCTTAAACACGGAGAAAATGACGGCTTTAAGAATCAACCCACTTTTTCCCCAATTACTGAAACGTCGCTGGAATTTCCAAAAACGGTCAAAGAAACAGATCCCTCATGTCATTGTACTTGCTTTATTGAATCTGGAGAAGATTCGTGCATTTGTAATTGTCCTGACGTCTCCGTAACGCGACCCACTTGGGCGCCCTTCACTGAAACCTCGGTAGAATCTGCCAATCTGGAAGCCAGCACAATCCAAGAAATAACTCCCACATGTGATTGCCGTTGCTATATAGAATCTGGAGAAGAATCCTGTGTTTGCGATTGTCCTGAGGCTACTACGAAGCGTCCCACTTGGGCGCCCTTTACGGAAACCTAA
- the LOC124460563 gene encoding uncharacterized protein LOC124460563 isoform X2, with product MVMDRNFKVTDNHDHSLDIDSDVPITREQQRLSKPSAKLKANIKLVHKKPELFRSGSNEHRKQKNQKIIAFRTPIQSLNKTKWDMQLMSYRDLYTNRIPGHIFDNLEFEQMYNSTILKCLDINTKWQTNEKESLVRKFIIYDTERIKFEYQIEEHLTEVNKRLNLKTSGCKSYLIHLAKRLSKFLTETNEEKQQLIHNIHVDCPPPNTLQNFSSMSEDTLFTNKLGHIVGKYRLRTANNSEFELMLQKVKDAIPSKDENNNIERQIDAFATFNIYDRIRITLEEKLKIMQDEVIRRRMSNISEDCNQHYLYIANRLRFSLTLSNDEKQQIVNSYDIDCQSSTNPKNMKIIYTKHPAETTTKSYTKFNLSQPLRKGKKTIKSLLKPERMKTETIFLLNTKPIKQFRTKVLNKSHKNGEPKTESSCDCTCFIESGEDSCSCYCPDAFGNKSTWSPITETSVELPQTVKEADPTCNYSCFLKHGENDGFKNQPTFSPITETSLEFPKTVKETDPSCHCTCFIESGEDSCICNCPDVSVTRPTWAPFTETSVESANLEASTIQEITPTCDCRCYIESGEESCVCDCPEATTKRPTWAPFTET from the exons ATGGTCATGGatagaaattttaaagtaACAGACAATCATGACCATTCATTGGACATTGATTCAGATGTGCCTATCACCAGAGAGCAACAGAGACTGTCCAAGCCATCAGCAAAGTTAAAAGCGAATATAAAGTTGGTTCATAAGAAACCTGAACTATTTAGAAGCGGATCAAATGAGCATAGGAagcaaaaaaatcaaaaaataattgcatttcGG ACACCGATACAATCgttgaataaaacaaaatgggaTATGCAATTAATGTCATATAGAGATTTGTATACAAATCGTATACCCGGTCATATATTTGACAATTTGGAGTTCGAACAAATGTATAATAGTACAATTTTAAAGTGTCTGGACATTAACACGAAGTGGCAGacaaatgaaaaagaatccTTAGTACGAAAATTTATTATCTATGACACGGAAAGGATCAAATTTGAGTATCAAATTGAAGAACATTTGACTGAGGTTAACAAGCGCTTAAATCTGAAAACCTCTGGCTGTAAATCGTATCTTATTCATTTAGCCAAACGGTTAAGCAAATTTCTCACCGAAACTAATGAAGAGAAACAACAACTGATTCACAATATCCATGTGGACTGTCCTCCTCCGAACACTCTACAAAACTTCTCTTCAATG AGTGAGGACACATTATTTACCAATAAATTGGGGCATATAGTTGGGAAATATCGCTTGAGAACAGCAAATAATTCTGAATTTGAATTGATGCTGCAAAAAGTTAAAGACGCTATTCCATCCaaagatgaaaataataatatagaaAGACAAATTGATGCATTCGcaacatttaatatttatgatcGAATTCGAATTACTTTAGAAGAGAAACTTAAAATAATGCAAGATGAAGTCATAAGGAGACGCATGTCCAATATTAGTGAGGATTGTAATCAACACTACCTATATATAGCTAACAGACTGCGGTTCAGTCTTACATTATCAAATGATgagaaacaacaaattgtaaaCTCTTATGACATTGATTGCCAAAGTTCTACAAATccgaaaaatatgaaaataatatACACAAAACACCCAGCAGAGACAACGACTAAGAGTTATACCAAATTCAATTTATCTCAACCTTTAAGGAAAGgtaaaaaaactataaaatcaCTCCTGAAGCCAGAAAGAATGAAGACTGAGACAATATTTCTTCTAAACACGAAACCCATAAAGCAATTTAGGACAAAAGTTCTCAATAAATCGCATAAAAACGGGGAACCCAAAACAGAATCCTCATGTGATTGTACTTGCTTTATTGAATCTGGAGAAGATTCCTGCAGTTGCTATTGTCCTGATGCCTTTGGTAACAAATCCACTTGGTCGCCCATTACTGAAACGTCGGTGGAATTGCCACAAACGGTCAAAGAAGCTGATCCCACATGCAATTATAGTTGTTTTCTTAAACACGGAGAAAATGACGGCTTTAAGAATCAACCCACTTTTTCCCCAATTACTGAAACGTCGCTGGAATTTCCAAAAACGGTCAAAGAAACAGATCCCTCATGTCATTGTACTTGCTTTATTGAATCTGGAGAAGATTCGTGCATTTGTAATTGTCCTGACGTCTCCGTAACGCGACCCACTTGGGCGCCCTTCACTGAAACCTCGGTAGAATCTGCCAATCTGGAAGCCAGCACAATCCAAGAAATAACTCCCACATGTGATTGCCGTTGCTATATAGAATCTGGAGAAGAATCCTGTGTTTGCGATTGTCCTGAGGCTACTACGAAGCGTCCCACTTGGGCGCCCTTTACGGAAACCTAA